The following is a genomic window from Salvelinus fontinalis isolate EN_2023a chromosome 11, ASM2944872v1, whole genome shotgun sequence.
AAAAGTATGAGGAATAGCAAAAGTGTTGTTTCAGCAAAAACATCACCGCTTTCCCTTCCAACATTTCACAAGTGAGGTGAAAGGATACAATGAATTTGCTTGTGGTGTGCACCGCTCAAATGATATGTAACAACACAACCTCAGTGCATCGGACATGAAACAACGATACAAATAGAACAATAGAACagcaaaacagattttttttaaattgcgtCTGCCTTTTTATCAGTGGTGCTGGTGCAACTAGTGAAAATGCACTGTGGCATGCAGGAGCATAGGGGAGGAAGTGCAAAATGTAATCTGTTAATTATTATATAACATATTATAATGTACATATCTGTTTTAATATAGACAAGCTCGAAACATTATTTATTATGAAAAATGTCAAATTTCCCAATGGATCATGATCATTTTCTGCTAAAAAAGTAGGTGTGCAAAAAATACTTTTGCACGCCTATTTTTAAAGTGGGTCTGCAGCTGCTCCGTTTACTCCATTGCTCAGGCACATATGCATCCGATTTATTCAGGTCTTACCAGGGGGAAATCGTCGGGGTCAATCCAAATGATGCTGAGGTCAGCGTTGTCAGTGTTCTCACGGGCCACCTCCTTTAGGATCTCCAGGAACTCATAACCATCTGggaaaaggtcaaaggtcaggTACTGCTGTTTTTCCCCCCCTGTTACCTTTCTTCATTGAAAGACAATTCAATTCTCAACCTTTCAAACTATTTTCCAGCAATCATTTTATGACCTAAACTAACATACATGTAGCAGCCGTAGAATGACGCCTGAAAAACAGTTCAGTTCCCACTTCCGTTTTTTCCCCAGCTTTACTTTCAACTAGTACAATGTACATTACCAGGGTCATCCTCCTCAGCAAAGGCAACAATGTGCTCTCCATCTATGTCATCCTcctgaaggaaagaaagaaagggatGAGACtccgttctactgtacatctCCATGAAAAGTAGGCTTACTGTATAGTTCCAGTTCAATAGTGAGTGAAGAAATCTTACCCAGGTCTCATACATGCTGTGGGGCTCAAGCTTCCTCAGAGTGGGCCTGGAATGAGAATGAcatcagtcaatcaatcacatttatttataaagccctttttacatcagtttTCACAAAGTACTTTTACAGTAACCCGGGCCTAGACCCTAAAGAGCAAGCAAGCAAAGGCAGAAGCAAGAGCACAGTGGGCAGGAAAAACAAGAAATGTAGTTTGAACCGCATTTTGTCTACATGTGTGAAGTAAATCTCCTCATAACCTACCATAGGACTTCCGGCTTTGCATTGTAGGTCAGCTGTACTGTAGGGCCAAACTCACCTGTCATGCTCCTCGATGTAGTCTACAAGCTCAGCCTCAGAGTAGGGCTGTCCTGGGATGGTCACTGGCTCCTCCATGAAGGGTTCATAGAAGTCAACCTCATTCAGTTTCATCTTTAGCTTCTTGGCAATCTGGATGGGGACAAAGACCATCAGTTAGGCTGTACATAATTTGCGTTTGAATTTAAAAAGATGAGTTTACCTCACTGACAAAAGTTGTTTCTTGTAATGTAACTTAAATTGTAATGTAACTCCACTTAATTGATTGAGTTGACTCAACTTAAAACGTGAAGGCATTTTGGTAACTTTTGTCTTCAATttgaaaaaaaactaaaaatgtTACAGCATAAGGAAAGGGTCAGTTTGCAATGGGAACAATGACACTTTTCCAGAATGGAGTTTAGAATATAGCTGAATCTAATTCAGCCCTCTGTGGTTCCATACCTTGGCATCAAAGGTGGCAAAGAATTTGATGAAGGGGTGGAACTCCTCGGCAGCATCGTCATACTCAATGAAGTCTGTAAAAGAGAAAAAAATAACACGAACCTAATGTGAGATTCCCCTTGACATACTTGATAAGAGGAAATTGTCAGAATACAGCATCGAGTACCTGTATGTGGTTCACAAATATACTGTAGGTGCTGTGACTAGCATCCCGTTagactgatcccagatctgtttgtgacaATTGTGTGACAATGACCACAGGAGCTAGCATGACAACACAAACAGTTCTGGTACCAGGCTAGCTTTCCATATCCAAGCAACTTTAGTCCTGATTTCTCGGGTCTTTCCTGCAGAGTTGATTGGCTGTACTTACGGGGGGATTTCTCACTCTTGAAGTAGCCGACCAGCTTGATGTCCTCATCAATGTTGTGGAAGCCCTTGAGCTCACGCTCATTATCAATGATCTCCACAGGGTCCTCAATCACCTGCAGAGCGgaagagacatggggagagagagagagagagagaagagaggtgaaggaagagggagagaagaggtggagagagaagattTATATGAGGAGCAGATTAGAAGAGATTTGACACTGACAATGTATATAGTATTAGGCAATCATTTTTTGCCTTCTTTGACAAATTAAACTCTTTTTCAAACAATATTTCTAAGTATTGATATTATTATGAAATTACATTAGTAAATAGATTGTAACAATACCTCATATTCAGCATTGTAATTACAATTTTGGGTTTACACAGAGTAAGAGCACTTTAGTAAAGTTACAACCAAATGATTGCAACCAAAATAAAGTAAAGTGACGACAACCAAATAACGATATAATGTTATTATAGTCACTCACATCATAGAGAAACTCCACCAGGGTGTCAGCGGCCAGCTCACCATCGTACTCAATGATCTCATTATCGACAAAGATATAGATGCTCTCCACCTCATCCAGACCTGGGATATAAGAGAAGGACAGGTTAGAGACTTTCTTTAGGGGCTAGGGACTAAGAAATGGATGGGGGCTTGGGGGAGGAATGGGGCAGGTTAGAAACTCTGGGTAGGGGCTAGGTGTTAGCGGACAGGTTAGGAAACTCTACTTAGGGGGCTAGGGTTTAGCGGACAGGTTAGGAACTCTGGTTAGGGGCTGAAGTTTAGAGGGGACAGGTAAGGATTTCTAGCTAGGAGGTCAGAAATAGGGGCTAGGGAAGCGATGGGGCAAGTTAGTTGGTAACGGCAAGCCATTCTTCTTGCAGAGGATTTTTTCCATTGGATTTTGAATATGGGCTTGAAACCACACTTCGCCCGAATAAAATACAGCAATGTGGTTAACAAAGTTATCTGTGATTGAATGAATTCCATCCAGACAATGTTGTTTATTGCCTGAACCAAGTTTGACCCCAGTAGGATTCACCATTTACAGTTGCATGACTCATACTGTAAGTATGTCAAAAAGGAGACTTTGACCTCGCTTGTAAAacaatgtaatttttttttaatacactGTATAACCATCATGTGAATGCCTCCCTCTGAAAGTAGAATGCTTTTGTTGTTTTATTGCATACCGGTGACTGACCCTCTTCGACTTTTATTCGCCCAGGGGCGTGACAGTATGAGAAAAGGATACGATTTATATGACAAAGAGACATAGGTTGTGTAGAGAAGCAGCAAGTTAGTAAGAAACTGAATGTTAGAGCCTTAGATCTCTGCTAGGGATGTTTTTTAGACCTCTACAGCTCTCTGGTGGCTGAATAATGTCCTGTAGGTGATACTGAGGTGTTTACTGTATGTGTCTGGTCTCTAGGGCCCTGAGTGTTTCCTAACCGCGTATCATGAACGTCATTTTTCATGACTATAGCTATGGCCCTCAACTAGGGCCAAGAACATTCCTTGTCAGGAAAAACTCAGGACCCATATGATACGTTCCATATTAAAGTTTAAGCTACAAATATACGTTAAAACATTGCCTTTATTTTGGGTCCCAAGTTACTGTAAATGCCATGCCTGTCTACTTCAGTCTATTCCAACAGGAGTGATACCACTCCTCAGGCAGAAGAGGGCAGGACAGATCCGGATTTCATGCGAAGTCAGACCGAAGAGCTGGCATTTTAATGATGATGAAAAAGGGGTCAAGAGATGAGTGCGGTCTTACCCAGCTTCTTGGCAACAGAGAGGTCCTTCTTCTCATCCACAAGGCCGAAGCCAATGTCTTCATCGTCGAGATCATCCAGAACCTGGGCTGCAAGctgcagagaagagagagagagaaagaaagagagtgtaAGAGACGGAGCAGTGTCAGAGCCCTAATGTTTATCGCTCCATTTCAAATAGATCACTAGCCCTGTTTGCGCACTGAACGATCCTGAATAGATCCGATAGTTATTAGCAATAACTTAGTAGCTCAAccttgccctctgataggctaaGTGGAATCTTCGCCATATTGCTTATGCCTATCATATCatttcagatctacacaagtgccTATAGGGGCATGGGGTTGATTTAGAACAGAGTAGATATGTGTGTGAGCCAacacaatccccccccccccccccccccccccaacccgccTGTTCAGCTTGAAAGAGGTTCCTATTGGCTAAACTTATACCTGTAGTCTATGTTTAAAGCTGTGCCGTCCCTCACTTAAGAATGAGGTGCTCAGCACTCCAGTCCAGCCCTAGACACATATGACCGCACTGCACTCCGCTTGCCTGAATGAAAAATATATTTCCCACATACTCTGTGTATAAGGACCCCCACTCCCAACCCCCCATCCGTGGTATTTCTTCCTACTTTCAAGGCCTTAAAAGCAACAGCTTTAGAGCGCTGCCTTGCACTTTCTAAATCTGTGTGAAACTGGACCCGTTGACGGACAGCTAGCCcggccaatgagagggcagagtAATGAAAAGGGGGGGGGCGGTGGTATGGGACATAGTGTGAGTGTGTCGACGGGAAAAGACGTGGTCACGACAGGTGCAGTGGGCAGCGGAAAGGAGAAGGGCTCAGGCTATGGGAAAGTAAACTCACATACTGTGTGGTTATTGCCTACATACGCAAACTCACTAGCACACactcgcaaacacacacacacttgcacacacacgcatgcacgcacgcacgcacacacacccacagagacacacacattttGTTCTCTTCTTATCCACTAGACGCCACCAATCTATGGCAATATGTGAAACACATGTCATCAGTAGAAAAAACATTGTACTCTTTCATTGCAGAATATGTATAATTTAAAAGCAGCCAATATCCATAAAAAAAAGTTGTGTTAATATATCCAGCTCAGATAACATCAACTCGGGGAAACAGTCAGCTGGGGAATATTTACACCCTTTCGAGCCAGGTCATGGTTCAGCCCAAGCCTCTACTCCACCTCAGCCAAACCAGCCTCCCACAGCAACCCTGAATTTGGCAGCAAGATGGCCGCTAAACCTAGATGGCCGCTATCATGTGACTTTGGTTTACAGTAAAGCCAATGGTACAAGTTCTGCTCTCTTGTCAAGCAATACCTTGCGGCCAGCATCTCTGTTTTGCAAACATTTGTTAaaggagtgggtgggtgggtgggtgggtgggtgggtgggtggttgggtggatggatggatggatgggtgggtgggtggatggatggatggatggatggatggatggacgaacaaacaaacaaatgaaaGAACAAATGAATGAAGGGATGAAGGGGTTAGACCAGCTATCACCTATTTCATTTGTTTTGCTTATTTCTTTCTCAGCTGTGGTGAGTATAGGACATCTTTACTTGCAACATTACATTCATTACTGCAGTCCATTTGTGCACAATCTTAgcctgcctcccaaatggcaacctattccctatatcgtgcactactttgacctggGCCCTACGGCTCTGGTAAAATGTAGAGCAAATaattagagaatagggtgccatttgggacacacacagccacagagCATTGAAAGAAAGCTGCTGAGGGGTTGCTGTAGGACAGCAGCTTTCTAGAGGGGTGTTTCGAGGGCCTGAACATACCTGGTACGTCAGGGCGGCTGGACTGGTGAGTAACTGTAGAGAGAAGTCTTGCTTTAGCACAGGACATTCACATATAGGCTGCGATTCAATCAAAGGTGCATCCTTGACAAGCACACGGCGCTTGACTTTAAAGGTCATTTACCCTTGAGCCAACTTCCGCAGAGTTACCGTGAATGCGATCTCCACGAACGTCTGGAAGTTGCCTTCAGAAGGTACATTGTCGACAATGTGTTTTTGATTGAATCCTGGCCATAGTCATTCACCTTCAGAGACTATTACAAGACTATATCAAGACCCTCATTCAACAGGACTGTAAAAAAATGACCTTAAACAAAGCATAACACAGAGTGTATGTGTCCCAATATCCAGACTAACATATTGTGCCTAGTCACAGTATTGCTTTTAATAATTTGAACTAATCTGGATACTAATCCACTACTATGCTTGTCAATTTTATTACGTCGTCATTCATTTTGGTATGTTAGTATGGTAGTTGCACCCCCTTTCGCCGTCAGAATAGCCTCACTTCGTCaaggcatggattctacaaggtgtcgaaagcgttccacagggatgctgtcccATGATGACTTCATTGCTTCCAACAATTGGGTCAAGTTGGCTGATGTCCAttgggtgttggaccattcttgatacacacgggaaactgttgagcataaaAAAAAccgcagcgttgcagttcttgacacactcaaaccggagGGCCTGGCatatactaccataccccgttcaaaggcacttaaatcgtgCTCATttgccctctgaatggcacacaaccacaatccatgcctcaattctctcgaggcttaaaaatcattctttaacctgcacctccccttcatctacactgattgaagtggatttaacaggtgacatcaacaagggataatagctttcacctggattcaactagtcaatctatgtcatggaaagagcaagtgttcctaatgttttgtacactctgtgtatattAGGACATTTGGTCATGGCATAACCGGATGGTATATAGATTGCAGAATATTTCCACCATACAGTACTGTCAATAGTACACAGATATGCTAACAGGTCAAGACGCAGAGTACAGAATAATCCAACTTCAACAGACAACTGAGATTCAGAATAAGCGCAACTGCTCTTCCAACAACAGACTGAAAGATTATAGTTCAGGGCCCGTATTCCCTAAGTATTTGCCCTCCTAAGGACAAAGTGCACTTTTGATGGGTGGCGTTTAAAAAAAAAGGAATTGCTTTGTATAAAATGTTTAGTCTCTTATCCCTTGTAACTTTAAATGCAACAAATTGCTTGCCTCTTAAGGAtcggcccctttttttcaattttcacctaaaattacatacccaaatctaactgtagCTGTAGCCTGTAGCTGAGGACCtgaagctcaggacctgaagcaaagatatgcatattcttgagacaatttgaaaggaaacactttgaagtttgtggaaatgtttaaTTAATGTAGGAGAGTATATCGCATTAGATCTAGTAAAAGCAAATACAAAAGAAAAAAACAtaaattattttgtatttttttataccatcatctttgaaacgcAAGAgagaggccataatgtattattccagcccaggcacaatttagattttggccactagatggcagcagtgtatgtgcaacgtttaagactgatccaatgaaccattcaaaatgttgtatcaagactgcccaaatgtgcctaattggtttattaatacattttgtgCACTCTTCTcgaacaatagcatggtattctttcactataATAGCTTCTGTAAATTGGaaaatgcagttagattaacaagaatttaagctttctgccaatatcagatatatcTATGTCCggggaaattttcttgttacttacaacctcatgctaagtcacattagcctacgttagctcaaccgtcccgcgggggacccaccgatcctgtagaggtttaaaGTAGATCAGTTCTCATAAACTCATGAATCTTGAAAAAAATCCCATCCCCCGCCCCTTCTGCCACCGCGAACGCGCCAGTGCATTGCGTCCTGGTAGCATGCGTGAGCTACCCACCAGCTCACAGCAGTGAGTTTGAAATAAATACCGCCAGTAGTAAGTTACTTTGGAGTTGCTAGCATGTCTGGACTCACAGTGAGGGAAAGGGGCAACTGCAGTTCTACTGCATGCCATTAGCAGGACACATTTAAAAAAAGTGAAGACTCGCTTGTATTGACAGCATAGCTGTGCTAACTAGCTGATTTATCTAGCCCACATTAGCGATGATTAGCTGATATAGCCCACTCCAGTAGTGGTTCAagacacactacatgaccaaaagcatgtggacacctgctcgtcgcacatctcatttcaaaatcatgggcattaatattgagttggtcccccctttgctgctgtaacagcctccactcttctgggaagactttccactatgTTTGAACATTggtgtggggacttgcttccattcagccacaagagcattagtgaggtcgggaacccatattgggcgattaggctggctcgcagttggcgttccaattcatcccaaaggtgtttgatggggttaaggtcagggctctgtgcaggccagtcaagttcttccacacaaatctcgacaaaccatttctgtatggaccttgcattGTAcacagggcattgtcatgctgaaacacgaaagggccttccccaaactgttgcctgaaagttggaagcacagaatcatctagaaggtcattgtatgctgtagcgttaagatttcccttcactggaactaaagggcctagcccgaaccatgaaaaacagctccagaccattatttatcctctaccaaactttatagttggcactatgcattcgggcagttagcgttctcctggcatccgccaaacccagattcatccttcggactgccagatggtgattcatcactccagagaatgtgtttccactgctccaatggtggcgagctttacaccattccagccgatgcttggcattgcgcatggtgatcttaggcttgt
Proteins encoded in this region:
- the LOC129865542 gene encoding calsequestrin-1-like isoform X1; this encodes MKWGWVFLGALLSLGNISWGEKGLEIPEYDGKDRVHDLNAKNYKSVMKKYDVMVIYYHAHVENNKNAQKAFEMEELALELLTSPAALTYQLAAQVLDDLDDEDIGFGLVDEKKDLSVAKKLGLDEVESIYIFVDNEIIEYDGELAADTLVEFLYDVIEDPVEIIDNERELKGFHNIDEDIKLVGYFKSEKSPHFIEYDDAAEEFHPFIKFFATFDAKIAKKLKMKLNEVDFYEPFMEEPVTIPGQPYSEAELVDYIEEHDRPTLRKLEPHSMYETWEDDIDGEHIVAFAEEDDPDGYEFLEILKEVARENTDNADLSIIWIDPDDFPLLVPYWEKTFGIDLGSPQIGVVDVEDADSVWMEMDDDEDMPTADELEDWIEDVLSGKIDPDDDDDDDDDDDDDDDDDDDDDDDDDDDDDDDDDDDDDDDDDDDDDDDDDDDE
- the LOC129865542 gene encoding calsequestrin-1-like isoform X2 gives rise to the protein MKWGWVFLGALLSLGNISWGEKGLEIPEYDGKDRVHDLNAKNYKSVMKKYDVMVIYYHAHVENNKNAQKAFEMEELALELAAQVLDDLDDEDIGFGLVDEKKDLSVAKKLGLDEVESIYIFVDNEIIEYDGELAADTLVEFLYDVIEDPVEIIDNERELKGFHNIDEDIKLVGYFKSEKSPHFIEYDDAAEEFHPFIKFFATFDAKIAKKLKMKLNEVDFYEPFMEEPVTIPGQPYSEAELVDYIEEHDRPTLRKLEPHSMYETWEDDIDGEHIVAFAEEDDPDGYEFLEILKEVARENTDNADLSIIWIDPDDFPLLVPYWEKTFGIDLGSPQIGVVDVEDADSVWMEMDDDEDMPTADELEDWIEDVLSGKIDPDDDDDDDDDDDDDDDDDDDDDDDDDDDDDDDDDDDDDDDDDDDDDDDDDDDE